The following proteins come from a genomic window of Maniola jurtina chromosome 15, ilManJurt1.1, whole genome shotgun sequence:
- the LOC123872590 gene encoding UDP-glycosyltransferase UGT5-like translates to MIGVTLMVLTLLTNHVESANILYIMPFSAMSHYIFLRSIGVELAHRGHNVTVITTHLEKNPLPNYHQVKVVDKILWDLIEGGAPDIFEMADLSAEEFHKRILWPGGIAFTEVALNSPEVKEFLKKDNTFDLVLCEQFFQESMYALSVKYNAPLAIITTFGNCMRHNIITRNPLQLATVLSEYLDVNNPESFWGRLRNFYFTTYEYIWWRYWYLDKQEELVRKYLPELAGKIPSLYDLQKDASLMLINSHFSYDTPSALLPNIVEIGGAHLSRSNASLPKDLQKLLDESKHGVVYVSFGSNIKSAELPEEKKKAFLNVFKRLKQTVLWKWEEDELDDKPENVVIRKWLPQKEILAHPNINVFIAHGGLIGMQEAIFNGVPVVGIPIYADQYNNLLLAQKAGVGKILPYHDINEETVGTILSDILNDDSYLKKAKELQQRWQDRPMSPIDTAMFWLEYVIRNKGAEYMKNPARNMSWFAYNMMDVYAFILAIFVMALVILVKVIRTVISVLCGPQLKVSTRKKHS, encoded by the exons atg ATCGGGGTCACTTTAATGGTATTGACCTTATTAACAAATCATGTTGAATCagcaaatattttatacattatgCCTTTTTCGGCTATGTCccactatatatttttaaggtcaATTGGAGTAGAATTGGCTCATAGAGGACATAATGTAACAGTTATAACGACACACTTAGAAAAAAATCCGCTGCCTAACTACCATCAGGTGAAAGTGGTTGATAAAATATTGTGGGATCTAATTG AGGGTGGAGCACCGGACATCTTTGAAATGGCAGATTTATCTGCAGAAGAATTTCATAAAAGAATACTTTGGCCAGGTGGCATTGCTTTCACAGAAGTTGCACTAAATTCACCAGAAGTAAAAGAGTTTTTAAAGAAAGACAACACATTTGATTTAGTTTTATGTGAACAATTTTTCCAAGAATCCATGTATGCACTATCAGTCAAGTATAATGCGCCCTTAGCCATAATTACCACGTTTGGAAACTGCATGAGGCACAATATTATAACACGCAATCCCCTTCAGCTAGCCACAGTGTTGTCCGAATATTTGGATGTAAATAATCCTGAAAGTTTTTGGGGCAGACTGAGGAACTTCTATTTTACCACTTACGAATATATTTGGTGGAGATATTGGTATCTGGACAAACAAGAGGAGCTGGTTAGAAAATACCTGCCAGAGCTTGCTGGTAAAATTCCAAGCTTATATGATTTGCAAAAGGATGCTTCCCTAATGTTGATCAACAGCCACTTCAGTTACGATACACCTTCTGCGTTGTTGCCAAACATTGTTGAAATTGGCGGAGCTCATCTTTCAAGAAGTAACGCCAGCCTCCCAAAA GATCTCCAAAAGCTGTTAGATGAATCTAAGCACGGAGTGGTGTACGTTAGCTTTGGCTCCAACATCAAAAGTGCTGAACTGCCTGAAGAGAAGAAGAAAGCgtttttaaatgttttcaaGCGACTGAAACAGACTGTTTTGTGGAAATGGGAAGAAGATGAATTAGATGATAAACCAGAAAATGTGGTAATTCGTAAATGGTTACCCCAAAAAGAAATTCTCG ctCATCCTAATATCAACGTGTTTATCGCACACGGAGGATTAATAGGTATGCAAGAAGCAATATTTAATGGAGTGCCTGTTGTTGGAATCCCAATCTACGCCGATCAGTACAACAATTTACTTCTTGCTCAAAAAGCGGGTGTGGGAAAAATATTACCTTACCATGATATAAATGAAGAAACCGTAGGTACAATTTTAAGTGATATCCTAAACGATGATTCTTACTTGAAAAAGGCTAAAGAATTGCAACAAAGATGGCAGGATAGGCCAATGAGTCCAATAGATACTGCAATGTTTTGGTTGGAATATGTTATAAGAAATAAAGGTGCCGAATACATGAAGAACCCAGCGAGAAATATGAGTTGGTTTGCGTACAATATGATGGACGTCTATGCTTTCATATTAGCAATATTTGTGATGGCTTTAGTTATTTTAGTAAAAGTTATACGTACTGTTATAAGTGTCTTATGTGGTCCTCAGTTGAAAGTATCCACTAGAAAAAAACATTCGTGA
- the LOC123872591 gene encoding UDP-glycosyltransferase UGT5-like, with protein MIGVTLMVLTLLTNHVESANILYIIPFSAMSHYIFLRSIGVELAHRGHNVTVITTHLEKSPPPNYHQVKVVDKILWDLIEGGAPDIFEMADISAEEFHKRILWPGGIAFTEVALNSPEVKEFLKKDNTFDLVLCEQFFQESMYALSVKYNAPLAIITTFGNCMRHNIITRNPLQLATVLSEYLDVNNPETFWGRLRNFYFTTYEYFWWRYWYLDKQEELVRKYLPELAGKIPSLYDLQKDASLMLINSHFSYDTPSALLPNIVEIGGAHLSRSNASLPKDLQKLFDESKHGVVYVNFGSNIKSTELPEEKKKAFLNVFKRLKQTVLWKWEEDELEEKPKNVVIRNWLPQKEILAHPNVKVFITHGGLISMQEAIFNGVPVIGIPIFADQYNNLLLAQKAGMGKILLYHDINEKTVGTILSDVLNDDSYLKKAKDSQQRWQDRPMSPIDTAMFWLEYVIRNKGAEYMKNPARKMSWFAYNMMDVYAFILAIFVLAVAIFVKFIRTVISVLSGPQVKVSTRKKRS; from the exons atg ATCGGGGTCACTTTAATGGTATTGACCTTATTGACAAATCATGTTGAATCagcaaatattttatacattatacCTTTTTCGGCTATGTCccactatatatttttaaggtcaATTGGAGTAGAATTGGCTCATAGAGGACATAATGTGACAGTTATAACGACACACTTAGAAAAAAGTCCGCCGCCTAACTACCATCAAGTGAAGGTGGTTGATAAAATATTGTGGGATCTAATTG AGGGTGGGGCACCAGACATCTTTGAAATGGCCGATATATCTGCAGAAGAATTTCATAAAAGAATACTTTGGCCAGGTGGTATTGCTTTCACAGAGGTTGCACTAAATTCACCAGAAGTCAAAGAGTTTTTAAAGAAAGACAACACATTTGATTTAGTTTTATGTGAACAATTTTTCCAAGAATCCATGTATGCACTATCAGTCAAGTATAACGCGCCCTTAGCCATAATTACCACGTTTGGAAACTGCATGAGGCACAATATTATAACACGCAATCCCCTTCAGCTAGCCACAGTGTTGTCCGAATATTTGGATGTAAATAATCCTGAAACTTTTTGGGGCAGACTGAGGAACTTCTATTTTACCACTTACGAATATTTTTGGTGGAGATATTGGTATCTGGACAAACAAGAGGAGCTTGTTAGAAAATACCTGCCAGAGCTTGCCGGTAAAATTCCAAGCTTATATGATTTGCAAAAGGATGCTTCCCTAATGTTGATCAACAGCCACTTCAGTTACGATACTCCTTCTGCGTTGTTGCCAAACATTGTTGAAATTGGCGGAGCTCATCTTTCAAGAAGTAACGCCAGCCTCCCAAAA GATCTCCAAAAGCTGTTCGATGAATCTAAGCACGGAGTGGTGTACGTTAACTTTGGCTCCAACATCAAAAGTACTGAACTGCCTGAAGAGAAGAAGAAAGCgtttttaaatgttttcaaGCGACTGAAACAGACTGTTTTATGGAAATGGGAAGAAGATGAATTAgaagaaaaaccaaaaaatgtGGTTATTCGTAATTGGTTACCTCAAAAAGAAATTCTAG CACATCCCAATGTCAAAGTATTTATTACACACGGAGGGCTGATAAGTATGCAGGAAGCAATATTTAATGGAGTACCTGTTATTGGTATCCCTATATTCGCCGATCAATACAACAATTTACTTCTTGCTCAAAAAGCGGGCATGGGAAAAATATTACTTTACCATgatataaatgaaaaaacagtaggtactattttaagTGATGTCCTAAACGATGATTCTTACTTGAAAAAAGCTAAAGACTCGCAACAAAGATGGCAGGATAGGCCAATGAGTCCAATAGATACTGCAATGTTTTGGTTGGAGTATGTAATACGAAATAAAGGTGCCGAATATATGAAGAACCCAGCGAGAAAGATGAGTTGGTTTGCGTACAATATGATGGATGTCTATGCTTTCATATTAGCAATATTCGTGCTGGCTGTAGcgatttttgtaaaatttatacGTACTGTCATAAGTGTCTTATCTGGTCCTCAGGTGAAAGTATCCACTAGAAAAAAACGGTCGTGA
- the LOC123872592 gene encoding UDP-glycosyltransferase UGT5-like isoform X2, with protein MSHYIFLRPIGLELAHRGHNVTVITTHLEKNPMPNYNQVEVTQKKIWELIEDDTGTIFDMADLSAEEFHHKVVWPGGLAFTELTLNSPEVKEFLMKDNTFDLVICEQFVQEALYALSVKYNAPLAIISTFGNCMRHNIMTRNPLQLATVIADYLNVYNPGSFWGRLRNLYFTGYEYLWWRYWYLGKQEELVKKYLPELADETLSLYDLQKNASLMLINSHFSFDTPIALLPNIIEIGGVHVTQSNASLPEDLQKLLDESKNGVVYMSFGSNLRSADLPEQKKKAFINVFKQLKQTVLWKWEEDILENKPKNLVTGRWLPQQEIIAHPNIKLFITHGGLIGMQEAVYNGVPIVGVPIFCDQYNNVLLAEQTGVGKILQYNDINEETLKQTLNEVLNNESYLKKAKELQQRWKDRPMSPLDTTIFWLEYVIRNKGAEYMKNPARNMSWFAYSMMDVYAFLLVVVVVCVTLTVNFIQTFLNGSQIDTTDRKKIKKS; from the exons ATGTctcattatatatttttaagaccTATAGGACTAGAATTAGCTCATAGAGGACATAATGTAACAGTCATAACAACACACTTAGAAAAAAATCCCATGCCTAACTATAATCAAGTAGAAGtaacccaaaaaaaaatttgggaaTTAATTg AAGACGACACAGGAACCATTTTTGATATGGCCGATTTATCTGCTGAAGAATTTCATCATAAAGTAGTTTGGCCAGGTGGACTTGCTTTTACAGAGCTAACACTAAATTCACCCGAAGTTAAGGAGTTTTTAATGAAAGACAATACATTTGATTTAGTTATATGTGAACAGTTTGTCCAAGAAGCTTTATACGCACTCTCTGTAAAATACAACGCTCCCTTAGCCATAATATCCACGTTtgggaactgtatgagacataatattatgacacgCAATCCTCTTCAACTAGCCACAGTTATAGCggattatttaaatgtataTAATCCTGGAAGTTTTTGGGGAAGACTgaggaatttatattttaccgGTTATGAATATTTATGGTGGAGATATTGGTATCTTGGAAAACAAGAAGAGCTTGTTAAGAAATATTTACCAGAATTAGCCGATGAGACACTAAGCTTATATGACTTACAGAAGAATGCTTCCCTAATGCTGATCAACAGTCACTTCAGTTTCGACACTCCTATTGCATTATTACCGAATATTATTGAAATTGGTGGCGTTCATGTTACACAAAGTAATGCGAGTCTTCCAGAA GACTTACAAAAACTGTTAGATGAATCAAAAAATGGGGTTGTATATATGAGTTTTGGTTCCAATCTCAGAAGTGCAGATCTACCTGAACAGAAGAAGAAAGCGTTTATAAACGTGTTCAAGCAACTTAAACAGACTGTTTTGTGGAAATGGGAAGAAGATATATTAGAGAATAAACCAAAGAATTTAGTGACGGGTAGATGGTTACCTCAACAGGAAATAATCG caCATCCTAACATTAAGTTGTTTATAACGCATGGAGGCTTAATAGGCATGCAGGAAGCGGTATACAATGGAGTACCTATTGTAGGTGTTCCGATATTTTGCGatcaatataataatgtacTTCTCGCTGAACAAACGGGTGTCGGAAAAATATTGCAATATAATGACATTAATGAAGAAACTTTAAAGCAAACACTTAACGAAGTACTTAATAATGAATCATACTTGAAAAAAGCAAAAGAACTGCAACAAAGATGGAAAGACAGGCCAATGAGTCCGTTAGATACGACAATATTTTGGTTAGAGTATGTAATAAGAAACAAAGGTGCCGAATACATGAAAAACCCAGCGAGAAATATGAGTTGGTTTGCGTATAGCATGATGGACGTTTACGCATTTTTATTAGTGGTTGTAGTAGTTTGTGTGACATTAACAgttaatttcatacaaactttcttaaATGGTTCTCAGATTGATACGACGGataggaaaaaaattaaaaaatcttga
- the LOC123872594 gene encoding glutaryl-CoA dehydrogenase, mitochondrial, translating into MAVNITKLSKLGPVVCNINNIRALSTTSSYNAKVSFNWEDPLNLDRQLQDDEKAVRDSLRAYCKEKLMPRVIEANRNEVFDRAIYKEMGELGILGCTIKGYDCAGVSSITYGLITRELDGVDSSYRSAMSVQSSLAMGAIYMYGSEEQKQKYLSSMAKGDLVGCFGLTEPDFGSDAGALVTRAKYDSKSKTYSLTGSKTWITNSPIADILIIWAKTEDDKVRGFIVERAQVKKGLDTPRINGKFSLRASATGMILLDEVVIPEENLLPGVVGMKGPFGCLNNARYGIAWGVLGSAETCLRIAREYTLDRKQFGRPLASNQLIQKKLADMITEISLGLQACLHVGRLKDEGLVAPEMISLLKRNNCGKSLEIARVARDMLGGNGVSDEYHVIRHVMNLEAVNTYEGTHDVHALILGRAITGIQAFF; encoded by the coding sequence atggCTGTGAATATTACTAAATTGTCTAAACTGGGGCCCGTTGTGTGCAACATTAACAATATCAGGGCATTGTCAACCACAAGCTCATACAACGCAAAAGTAAGTTTCAACTGGGAGGACCCTTTGAATTTAGATCGTCAATTACAAGACGACGAAAAGGCAGTTCGGGACTCATTGAGAGCTTATTGTAAAGAGAAACTTATGCCAAGAGTAATAGAAGCAAATAGAAACGAAGTGTTCGATCGAGCGATTTACAAAGAAATGGGCGAGTTAGGGATCCTCGGATGTACTATTAAGGGCTACGACTGTGCGGGTGTATCATCTATTACTTACGGACTCATTACAAGGGAATTGGATGGAGTAGATTCCTCGTATAGATCCGCAATGAGTGTGCAGAGCAGCTTAGCGATGGGGGCAATATACATGTACGGTTCAGAGGAACAAAAACAAAAGTATCTATCTAGTATGGCTAAAGGGGACTTAGTAGGATGCTTCGGATTGACCGAACCGGATTTCGGAAGTGATGCTGGGGCTTTAGTAACGAGAGCAAAGTACGAttctaaatcaaaaacttacaGCCTCACTGGATCGAAAACATGGATAACCAACTCGCCTATCGCTGATATCCTTATTATCTGGGCCAAAACTGAGGACGATAAAGTGAGAGGTTTTATAGTTGAGCGAGCCCAAGTTAAAAAGGGACTGGACACGCCCCGAATCAATGGTAAATTTTCTTTGAGAGCTTCAGCAACGGGCATGATATTGCTCGACGAAGTCGTTATACCGGAGGAGAATTTATTGCCTGGCGTAGTAGGTATGAAGGGGCCGTTCGGATGTCTCAATAATGCGCGATACGGAATCGCTTGGGGCGTCCTCGGTTCAGCTGAAACATGTTTGCGGATAGCTCGTGAGTACACATTAGATAGGAAACAATTTGGCAGACCACTCGCTTCGAACCAGCTGATACAAAAGAAATTGGCTGACATGATTACAGAAATAAGCCTCGGTCTGCAAGCTTGCCTACACGTAGGACGTCTGAAAGATGAGGGACTCGTGGCTCCTGAAATGATTTCCCTTCTCAAAAGAAATAACTGCGGCAAATCTTTAGAAATTGCGAGAGTCGCACGGGATATGCTCGGCGGTAATGGAGTTTCTGATGAGTACCACGTTATTAGGCATGTTATGAACTTAGAGGCAGTTAATACTTATGAAGGTACTCACGATGTTCACGCTCTTATATTAGGGAGAGCAATTACTGGAATTCAAGCATTTTTCTAA
- the LOC123872592 gene encoding UDP-glycosyltransferase UGT5-like isoform X1, translated as MVGVLLTVLLLIAGYAETANILFVIPFSAMSHYIFLRPIGLELAHRGHNVTVITTHLEKNPMPNYNQVEVTQKKIWELIEDDTGTIFDMADLSAEEFHHKVVWPGGLAFTELTLNSPEVKEFLMKDNTFDLVICEQFVQEALYALSVKYNAPLAIISTFGNCMRHNIMTRNPLQLATVIADYLNVYNPGSFWGRLRNLYFTGYEYLWWRYWYLGKQEELVKKYLPELADETLSLYDLQKNASLMLINSHFSFDTPIALLPNIIEIGGVHVTQSNASLPEDLQKLLDESKNGVVYMSFGSNLRSADLPEQKKKAFINVFKQLKQTVLWKWEEDILENKPKNLVTGRWLPQQEIIAHPNIKLFITHGGLIGMQEAVYNGVPIVGVPIFCDQYNNVLLAEQTGVGKILQYNDINEETLKQTLNEVLNNESYLKKAKELQQRWKDRPMSPLDTTIFWLEYVIRNKGAEYMKNPARNMSWFAYSMMDVYAFLLVVVVVCVTLTVNFIQTFLNGSQIDTTDRKKIKKS; from the exons ATG GTGGGAGTGCTACTAACGGTGTTGTTATTAATTGCAGGTTATGCTGAAAccgcaaatattttatttgttataccTTTTTCAGCTATGTctcattatatatttttaagaccTATAGGACTAGAATTAGCTCATAGAGGACATAATGTAACAGTCATAACAACACACTTAGAAAAAAATCCCATGCCTAACTATAATCAAGTAGAAGtaacccaaaaaaaaatttgggaaTTAATTg AAGACGACACAGGAACCATTTTTGATATGGCCGATTTATCTGCTGAAGAATTTCATCATAAAGTAGTTTGGCCAGGTGGACTTGCTTTTACAGAGCTAACACTAAATTCACCCGAAGTTAAGGAGTTTTTAATGAAAGACAATACATTTGATTTAGTTATATGTGAACAGTTTGTCCAAGAAGCTTTATACGCACTCTCTGTAAAATACAACGCTCCCTTAGCCATAATATCCACGTTtgggaactgtatgagacataatattatgacacgCAATCCTCTTCAACTAGCCACAGTTATAGCggattatttaaatgtataTAATCCTGGAAGTTTTTGGGGAAGACTgaggaatttatattttaccgGTTATGAATATTTATGGTGGAGATATTGGTATCTTGGAAAACAAGAAGAGCTTGTTAAGAAATATTTACCAGAATTAGCCGATGAGACACTAAGCTTATATGACTTACAGAAGAATGCTTCCCTAATGCTGATCAACAGTCACTTCAGTTTCGACACTCCTATTGCATTATTACCGAATATTATTGAAATTGGTGGCGTTCATGTTACACAAAGTAATGCGAGTCTTCCAGAA GACTTACAAAAACTGTTAGATGAATCAAAAAATGGGGTTGTATATATGAGTTTTGGTTCCAATCTCAGAAGTGCAGATCTACCTGAACAGAAGAAGAAAGCGTTTATAAACGTGTTCAAGCAACTTAAACAGACTGTTTTGTGGAAATGGGAAGAAGATATATTAGAGAATAAACCAAAGAATTTAGTGACGGGTAGATGGTTACCTCAACAGGAAATAATCG caCATCCTAACATTAAGTTGTTTATAACGCATGGAGGCTTAATAGGCATGCAGGAAGCGGTATACAATGGAGTACCTATTGTAGGTGTTCCGATATTTTGCGatcaatataataatgtacTTCTCGCTGAACAAACGGGTGTCGGAAAAATATTGCAATATAATGACATTAATGAAGAAACTTTAAAGCAAACACTTAACGAAGTACTTAATAATGAATCATACTTGAAAAAAGCAAAAGAACTGCAACAAAGATGGAAAGACAGGCCAATGAGTCCGTTAGATACGACAATATTTTGGTTAGAGTATGTAATAAGAAACAAAGGTGCCGAATACATGAAAAACCCAGCGAGAAATATGAGTTGGTTTGCGTATAGCATGATGGACGTTTACGCATTTTTATTAGTGGTTGTAGTAGTTTGTGTGACATTAACAgttaatttcatacaaactttcttaaATGGTTCTCAGATTGATACGACGGataggaaaaaaattaaaaaatcttga